The nucleotide window AGGCCTGACCTCGCTGGGCCACCGTACTTCATGCGCTGCATCGCGTGTGGTTGTCTATCTGTAACGCTAGCCGTGTGCTGCTATAGGTGTGCAAATGCTGTCTGCGCTCCTGTGCCCGTCCCCCCTGGGAGGCGGCTAACTGACTATTTGTCGTCCCTGTTCAGGAGAAACGGATCCCTCCTCCTGTGCCAAAGAAACCCCCAAAAGGTCAGCCTCCCCTGGCCCGAGATAGGTCCCTGGAGAGCTCTGAGAAGCAGAGGCTGGATGCGCGAAAGCGCTTGATGGCTGCCAAGCGAGCTGCGTCGGTACGGCAGAACTCAGCCACTGAGAGCGCAGACAGCATCGAGATCTATATCCCCGAGGCCCAAACCAGGCTATGAGCACCATGGCAAGCACATCTTCACCACTACACACAAACcctggctcacacacacacacacacacacacacacacacacacacacagattcacttAAAGTATACCTCACACACCGctagaacacaaacacacaggtaaacacacacaagcTTTTAAAAGTATGGTTCCTGtggacacaaacacagagacctactCCCACTGATAGGTAAGTGCAGGGTATTTGTAATATAATCACACTATTCTGTCCGTAATGGGAAGAGAAATGCCACCGGTATAGTTGTTTCTCTTACATATTATTATCTGTCTCTCACAAATGTGATCCTGGTCTTGTTTCTATCTATGTAACATGGATCCTCGCCTGAAGAGGACCGCTTCTTGATCCTTCTTTTAAAAAGTTGAGCACTTTTACCCACACCTGAGTAACATACACCATGATCTTGTGAAATGTATAGCATTCTTAATCAATGTAGACAGCTGTTGATATCCTAACAGGAAGCAAATAATAATTATCTTTGAGCATTTGGTTTCTTTAGCTCTTTGTACTTTCACCTAAGCATGGGCCAAACAGAATGCCTTGCTTCATGTCCCATTCAAACCTCTGAATCTTTTTTCTTTGATTGTGACATGATTGGCAAACGAACAGGGTATATTATGCATAAGCAATATTTGTTTGAAATCAGATGAAGTAAATGTGTAAAACAAATGAACACTTTGATTTTGAAATCCCATCTGTGGAGATCAGAGTTGagacaaaaacattttttctGTAGCCAGTTCTGTTGGTTTGTTATGCTGAAGCTGTCTATTGTAAAGACATAGTTGCTTAGTCTAGAGAAATATCTGTTTAAATATTTTAGAAATTCTTGGTACAAGGACAACTAATCCTGCTTTCCCTTGTGTAAAGTCTGATGGGTGTCTAAAGTGGATTTATGACAGCTGAGGATATTTGCAATGATGAGCCACCCAATATGAAATACCCTAAAAACAGAGGGACACTAAGAATGCAAGTCGTTTTATTTCTTAACAATGTTTTTCCAGTAGCAAGTTCGGTGGTTTACTTTTATTAGTAAACTGCTTCTGGGTATATTAGTTAAATCCCAAGTGGGCCAGTGTGATGCTCCAGCAGGCTTAGCTCTGTGTTATTTCTCAGGAAGAGATGGAAATTCAGTCTGTCAAATCAGGGTCTCCTAGtgcacatggtgtgtgtgtgtgtgtgtgttattgacatttgcgtgtgtttgtgcgtgcgtgcgtgcatgccagtatgtgggtgtgggtgtgcgtgtcGTTTTGTGTGCATCAGTGTTtagaggtgagtgtgtgtgtggttgtgggtCTCTTAAAGTGCTTCCTGATTTCCTCGGTTGACATGTTGGCCTTTCTTCAATACGGTCAAGTAGCCTCATGAACATTTTGTACATAGTCAAAACACCACTTGTACTTGAAAATAACCATTTGTGTGTTTGTACAGAAGTGATACATGAGGATGTTCCAGTAAGCATGCAGACACAATATTAGTATTATAAAATCTATAGCTAATTCATCTGTTTATTTATCAAACTATTTATTTATTGATgatttcatttttttgttttttactgtTTCTGTTCAGTGGTCTGTCATGCTACTCTGATCTTATGTTGTATTGTATAGAGAGTATATGTGCATACATATGATAAACACAGAATAAAATAATGATCAACTCTGTTCTCAGTCTTGACCAgtattcatttcaattgactgattcaaTTTTTCAGTCAGCCTGATGTGCTTTTCCTATTTTAACCACTGGGTGGCACTGATGTATTTTGAGATTTTCTTCGTGATGCCTTAGCATTTATGATCTATTATTGGACCAAAAAACTGCAATGTATCTGCAAAATTGtaactaaaaaatatatatataccattTATAGATCATTTAAAAAAGATGCCCAAAATGTGGAGGGAATGGGATGCATGCTATTGTCTTGACAACGCCTGCACATTATGATGACATCCGTCTTGACCACCATGAGTCCTCAATGGCAGGAAACAACAGTGGCTTGTTCCTAGAAAACATTACCGAATGCTCAGATTAAAATATATTGCTAGAACAGACACTTTTCTGTTGTGAAACCGACACTCATAGAAACCGTTGATATGAGTTTTTCCCTATAGGAtgacccttttttggttccaggtagaaccctttgatGGTGAAAAAGGTTCTACTTAGAAACTTGTATTAGggaaagggttctacttggaaccaaaaagtgttatttTAGAGGGTTCTATGGGGACAATTGAAGAACCTTTTCTGGTTCTAggtagcacctttttttctgagTGTAGATTAAAAATCATCAGCTTTCACATTAAATTTATATCTGCAGCTTTACTAGGTGCATGCCACCAATGGCTTACTATATTTTGATTTAAATTACTTCATCCAAAGGAACTATACCTCAAAACTATATGTTTGTGTAAAACTTAAATTGCATGATTTGTCAATAATTCATATTCAGATATCCATATGAACATATCACAACTTGCCTGTCAAGataagggagaggagatgggttaaATGTCACACCAGGGGTCAATTTGTCCAAATGTTTTATTTAGGTTCAAATAACCTTGTGCTGTGTTAAATTACACACCGTGGCTAAAAGTATGTGGGCctctgctcgtcaaacatctcattccaaagtcatgggcattaatatggagttggtccccctttgctgctataacagcctctaatcttctgggaaggctttccacttgatgttggaacattgctgtggggacttgcttccattcagccacgagcattagtgaggttgggcactgatgttgggtgattaggcctggctcgcagacggcgttccaattcatcccaaaggtattccacgaggttgaggtcagggctttgtgcagggcagtcaagttcttccacaccaatcatgctgaaacaggaaagggccttccccaaactgttgccacgaaTTTGGAAGCGCAGAGCTGTCTACAATGTATCAttaagatttccattcactggaactaaggggcctacctcgaaccatgaaaaacaaccccagaccagtATTCTTCCTCCCACCAAGTGTTAcacttggcactatgcattcgggcaggtagcgttctcctggcatccgccaaacataGATTCAACTgtctgactgccagatggtgaagtgtggttcatcactccagagaacgcatttccactgctccagagtccaatggtgacgagctttacaccactccagccaatgcttggcattgggcatggtgatcttaagcttgtgtgtggctgctcggtcacggaaacccatttaattaagctcccgacgaacagttattgttctgacgttgcttccagagaccgtttggaactctgtagtgagcattgcaaccgaggacagacgatttttacacgcaATGATCTTCAGCagtccctttctgtgagcttgtggcctaccactttgcggctgagccggtgttgctcctagacaataccacttcacaataacagcacttacagttgacaggatgctcttgcaggacagaaatttgacttgttggaaaagtggcaaaCCTATGACGGTggcacattgaaagtcactgagcttttcagtatgGGAAATTCTACttcaaatgtttgtctatggagattgcatggctgtgtgctagattgtatacacctgtcagcaacaggtgtggctgaaatagccgaatccactcatttgaaggggtgtccacatactttttgcgatgtagtgtacagtatgttggtcCCTCCTTGCTTTTTGATAACATTTTGAGAGAAATTCAAATTAGTTATCTTCCGATGATATCACATCATATGCTATGATACAGTCAAGCACATGCTAATGATCCCATGACATTTGGTTAAAATATTAATTAACTTTCTGTTTCCTTTTGAACAAGGAGGCTGAACAGAGGTTATTGGGGAGGAGAATCTAAAATCTAACACAGAATCATTTTTGATCTGGATTAAACTCTGCCCCAGGGCAACCTGAAACTCAACCGTGTTGGGTCTGGTCCATCCCTAGAtcggagaccagatgctgctgggtattggtattggtattggaGGGCCAGTACGGTGCATTTATCGCTCTACACCAACACCCCAGGGTTttctgtactgatcctctgtggTCGCTAAAACCTCTAATCCGATACTAATCCCAAGAGTTAGTGatttaaccccagtgtcctggctagaTGCTCAACATGAGTGCTCAGATTGTGCTCTAATTCCCAGTTATAAGGCTAATTGGGTCATTCAAATGGTCTACTCTACCCTTCAACTTTTAGTTAGGTTGTTGCTGTAAAATGTGTCAATTTACCTGCAgttaagtttaaaaaatataggTTGATAATACTGTTATAACAACCTGTGCAAGATTCTATCAAATAATAGCCAATGCAaaaatttatttattttccacacAAAATGTGCAtcccacacatactgtatctgGCAAAACATAATCATATTCCAAGTTAAAAGTGTTAAAACATGAAGGAGGCATTTGAAGCTGTCTCTTTGGGAAGGTGAGACATGCCCTGAGCCACATAACTGCACGGTTTTGTTTTTCCCAGTAGCTCATATGTGTAGCCTATGTCACACCTGATTTAACTAATCAACTTCCAATGTGGTTAATGGacatatgtatttatttttcctGGATGTCTcttgatctgtctgtctgacgcTGTGATTGAGCTCTGACTCTTTGGGGGAGAGATGGTAAACCGAACATACACAGATCACCAGATTACCATTCTAAAAACCCAATGTTGATGTACCATGtatcaaatggttacccagatGTCGAGGTAGTTATTCACTTTTCATTTAATGCCAATTGACTAAACTGCTATTGCTTGGCTACTTATAAAACAGACTGACAGATTTGTTGCAAACGagaccaacccagacaggaaccATCAGGTTTCCCGCGTTGTATTAAAAGATTTGTAGGACGCTAGAATATCCCTACCCTAATCTCTCCCTGCGTGAATAGCCATAACCACCCCAGGGCTCCGGTCAGAGACTTTCAGATTAGAGCAAAAAATCAATTAGGCCAAGGAATAGTGAATCAATAATCTTCCTTAATCTCTTTGAGGATATATTTATGATTACTTAAGCGATTTTTATGTTAATATTTTGTCGACTGAAGAagggtgtgtgggtggaggggggCATTGGGGGGCTTTGATTAGCGGTTCATTTCGCTGCCTGTTAAAGTGCCTCGATTAAATGTTTAATTAATTGATTGAATCATAGGCTAATCATCAGATTTGCTGGAAATGATCAGAATAATGATAATCTACACTACATCATAGAAACAAGACTCTGCGTTCTGTGTCTATTATAAGCCTTCAGGCATTTAGTTAACAAGTTATTCATGCTGCACTTGGTGTGCAGAGAATGCCTAAACTGTATGTCAGGTGAAAATTGGAAGACAATATCTTAAACAAGACATTATTTTAAGAACGCTGTGTGCATTCATTGCTATCAATGACTCAAGTCTCTCCAGACCCCATGAGCACCGTTCTAATTTGTCTGGCAATCTGGAGAGCGAGCACCCCGCGTGCTATTTCAGTGGCCAGGGCGCATGTGGTGGGATTCCCAGGGAATCCCCAGTGTTCGGCATCTTGCGCATCCAGCTCGCACTGACATCTGACCTCCTCAATCAGGCCATGAAAACGCATGGTTGTGGTAGTCAATGGCACTTTACCAGCAAGCTTTTCAGGTACCAGGTCACTAAAAATGTGAGATGAAAAGAAAAGCGTGCGAGCAGAATAAAAGCAAATGCATGGCACAAGGCTGGAAGTGCGTCTATGGCGCGGGGCTGACTTCAGCACCACAGGATATCCTGTGGGGTTACATTGGGTAACCTGTGAGTCTTAAAATGGAAACGTGAAAGGGAAAAGTATCAACTGTATCTTGTTGGCTGTCACTATTCGTTTTGTGTGGACTTTGTGTGGACTTGTGATGGTAAAATGGTATGAAAAATGGTATGAATTCACTAGTTGCAGGTGCTTTGGAGACATAGGCTAATGGTCACCTGAGAACGTTCACATTTCAGGCTCACATTCAGCATAAATATTTATAGCACCTTTTCTTAACCCAATTTATACATTGTATCTTGATAATGTGTTGTTTTTATAGGCTCCATGTGCGCTCCATCGCACTTGCAAACTTCCTTAGCAAGGTGTAAGATTTATTACGTCCTTCCAAGTTCTTTGTCGGTTTGAATCCGTTTAGTTTCTAATGTTATCGTGATTTTCTCCAATCCTTTGCATACTCAAATTTACATGGCTTTATCTTGACTCTCCACTGTGAGGATTATGTCCACCATTTGCACTGGAGTAAGTTTTTCGGTCTCCAAGAAAGAGATGTTCAATATCCATAACGTTTTTTATCAACAGCAGACAGCGAGTAAGTATATGTGAATGTAGAACTTTACTGAGCGTaaagctactttgaaaaatctacaATTAAACTGTAGGCCTACGCGTATCGAGTCTTGGAATCATGCATCACTGGCCCTCCCTCGCCATGAATTGTAATACACCATGACCTTCGCAATACGACATCTCATTTATAATGTTCACCATTATGCCGTCTGTTGAAGAGACCCAAGTGTTGCTGTTCCCATGCCAGCGCTCGCTTTGCAGCGTCCGCTGGCACTGAGCTTTGTCACACTGGTGAATTGATCGTGTGACGTTGACGGTCACGGTCCTGTCTGCGAGCAATTTGTGAGAGTCCTGCTTAACGACCAGTCAGCGCTCAGGTACCAGTCTGGCCCAACAGACAATCATGCAGACTAGTGGACCAGTTTATAACGCTGATATATTGAATGTAAACTAATAAATAAAATCGAAAATATTATTTAAGCCAGTATGACTGTTTATTTTCATCATGGATTGATAGCAGACTGTCTCAttccaaaatatatttgatatgtgGAAATATATGATATGTTATTTTAGCTCTTCTAACATCAGCATGTTTAAATTCCAAGAAAAGCAAAACTTACAGAGAACGATAACAAAATGCGCATGCAAGGTGCAAAGCAGCAGCGCTCATTATTATGGGACGAGTTGCATTGACTGGCTCAAGGCGCAAGTGGCGTTATTCCCACGGACTGTGCCTCTATTGCCTCGTGTAGCAGCTTGCGGCGAGGCGCAAGACCCATAGCCTacattcaaatatatatttttcgcCTTCAAGTAACAAAGTGACCCCCTCCATCTCAATCTGAATGGGGGTGTCCTATAGACTCCGACCAGTCAATATTTCAGGTACCGGCGTAATTTGTTGTGAGGTGTCTGACAAACACCCTCTTTGACGCTCACTGTGAGGCCACGCTGCCATTTGTCTGACACCAGTTTCTCCATAATAAAACCATACTTGCTGTCATAAGTGGGCAGTCGGTCTCCTTGCTGGTGCATTTATTTATGTTCGTAGAACCACTTAGACTGAAGGATTGTTATTATGGTGCTGAACACCTGAAGGATTTAAATCGAGTTTTCTTGCAGTATAGTCTATTTGGTATCCCATGTTGAGCACGTTTTTATGTACATTCAGAACTCGCGTTAATGTTTATAAGCCAAGGTAACTAAGCAATGTTGTTTTAAATTCCAGGTCTATCCTTATTTTATAACATTCTGCAGTCTAGAAAAAAACGAACAATAGCTTAAGACATAAACCTTCATTGAAAATGAAAACTATTCCAGCACACGTGGTTTCAAGACAAACCTTATATTATATTAGAAATAGGCTATTTTTAGATAAAGGCAGGTGAATTCTACCTTAAATGTGAAAGCGGTAACAAAAATGTAAACGAGATTTTAAATTATGCAAGTTTTGAACATTGTGCAAGCGATGCCTGGTATTCTGTTTCGGCATGCTTTTGCTAAATAAAATAGTCTACCCCATGCCAATATTTAACTAGACCTATTTTAGATAGGCCTACCTGTTGCACTATCAGTGTTGAATATGATTGCATCCTTATCTTTGCGTGAGATCAAACAAAATTAACGATTTATCTGGAGTAGCCTATTGCAATATGTAGTATATTTTTACATTGTTGCGGCGTGAACACGCGAGTGTCCACTGCGTAGAGCCAACATGTAGGCAGAGCGGCGTCATATAAGCTATGATTGACGAACACATCATTTTGTCTGCCTGTCTAACACTAAAATTACTTTTAAATCCAATGACATGCACATTTTTTTTGCTCTGCGTTCTATGGGTTCTAATAGGAATTGGAATCCTCCAATATAGCAGGGTGGCCTAGTAATGAAGTGATCAGACCAAAGGGCTCTACAGTTTGCTGCAGGCATGAGGGGTCGGCTATTGAATGAGGAAGGTACCTGCTTTAAGATGTGCATGCCTTCATGAAGTGTCAGGGGGTGTTGTTGTTATCTGGGGTGTTATTGCTCGACCCTTTAATTAGGCTAGTATCGAAATGTTGTCTTTTCTTCACTTGACACATTGTTCAGTCCCAATAGATGCAAGGGTACATTAAGTGTAAAAGAAGCATTTTCAATCCAGACGTTGTATGTTCTTGTATAACGCTCGAAAAGTAGGTTTTGAATAAGAGGAAACAGATTTAGATTGCATTGACAAAATACCAATAGGATCAACAAGACGTGGAGCCTTGGAAAATACTCTGATGTTTATTACACTATTATTGTAGCCAAATAGTAATAATAGCCTaatagtattaataataataatatattgttgTGGAAGCATGCAACCAGATATGGACACTTAGGCTGTAAGTAAATCCCTTTATAATTGTATTGAATCAACATTCAATAAATATACCGCTCTGAGTTCTCGTTGCAGGTGGGTGGGAATAAGGCGATTACTTcagataaaataaaaaacactacACTGCTCTTGCTCATATACAAACTTCcacaaaagctctgacgaaggccaagAGCGTCGGGCTAAgcttcaataaataaataatgatacTTGCAAGTCTAGAGTGTGGGTTTCTCTTTTCTTTAAAATTATTGTAAAGATTTAAAGGTAGGCTACAATGTAAGGTGGCTGCATGTTTTGGACTTAGTTGGTCATTGGCCCTGTAATGCTTTGTTGCCCATTTAGCCCTGTGTTCGGTTTTCCATGTAGTGCAGGAGGGGGGTAAACACTGCGCGGTAGAGGGGGGCGGAGTGGTAAGAGATTATCTCTAGGTGCACATTCGGCTGCGGAGTGTAGTGTAtactcaacgctgattggctgaCGCGTTCGCTTAATGGCACGCGACTGTGGATGTAGTTATAAGAGTCCTCGCGTGTCAGCCTTCAACTGAACTATCTCTTGAGCATCCAGAGGCAGCGCAAAGATCAAATTTGTTGTTACTGGGCAACAAGAAAACAACAGCAAAAAATGGACACTGTCTTAGATACATTTACAGGATTggactccttctcttccccttatTTTGACGAGGATGATTTCTTTACTGACCAGTCCTCCAGGGACCACTTGGACACCGACGAGTTTCTAGATGACGATGTCGATTTTCTCACCAGCCATTTCCAAGATTACTACAAGGACAGCAGGTTAGCGCACGATGGGGACTACTGTGAAATTGGCaacttttccttctcttcctcctcctctaccttctcgTATGAATGCACTGACAGCACCTCAGAGCTGTCGCCTCAGATGGGAGGAGATGTCCCGATGCTAAAAAGGCGGAGGCGGATGAGATCCGATATGGAGATGCAACATTTACGGCAGGCTGCCAACGTCCGGGAGCGGCGGAGGATGCAGTCCATTAACGATGCTTTCGAGGGACTCCGGTCTCACATCCCCACGCTGCCATACGAGAAGAGGCTCTCCAAAGTCGATACCCTGCGCCTGGCCATTGGCTACATCAACTTCCTCGCTGAGCTCGTACAGTCGGACATGCCCATCCGAAACTCCGACAGTGAAGCACCGACTCAACCCAAAAAAGTTATAATTTGCCACAGAGGAACAAGTAAGTTTTCTATATGGTTAGATAATGATAATGACTTAATTTTGGACTGTATTGTTACTCATTTGTGAACGACTTGGTCCATTACTAATAATTTGTCCCCTTCTCAGGATCTCCGTCTCCAAGTGACCCTGACTACGGGTTGCCTCCCCTTGCCGGCCACTCTCTGTCCTGGACAGACGAGAAACAGCTGAAAGACCAGAACATCATTAGAACCGCTAAAGTTTGGACACCCGAGGACCCACGAAAACTGCACATGAAACCGTCCCTGAACAACATTGAAAACGAGCCTCCTTTCAGCTTAACCTGAGCCCAATAAATGTTATGTTTATGTCTAAAAGAACGTATTGTTATACACACATTGTAAATCCATGTTAATATATAACGTTGTCTTTAGCGTTGATTATTTACgtgtaaatatatatttgtcAATGTTCTCCTAATTAAGGCAGCTGGGCAATCATTTTATATGTagcaaaatgtatttaattgttttCATGATAATATATGTTTTAATTTAACATTGATGAATATACGAAAACCAAACTATTTTTATAATAGATTTTAAAATAATTTATATTTATATGCAATCTGAGAATAAATGTATCTTTTAAATTATGAATACATTGTGTTGTCTGGTCTATACCACTTTCCTCCACATAGGCTCCTGCTCACATACAAAACATGTCATTTTTAACTCCATGTGGTGAAGATCATACTCATAAAAGGAAAGTTATTATGCATAACAGTGCAACAAGCAATCAACATgcataaatcaatcaatcaacatgcattaatcaatcaatcaacatgcattaatcaatcaatcaacatgcattaatcaatcaatcaacatgcataaatcaatcaatcaacatgcataaatcaatcaa belongs to Oncorhynchus gorbuscha isolate QuinsamMale2020 ecotype Even-year linkage group LG22, OgorEven_v1.0, whole genome shotgun sequence and includes:
- the ptf1a gene encoding pancreas transcription factor 1 subunit alpha gives rise to the protein MDTVLDTFTGLDSFSSPYFDEDDFFTDQSSRDHLDTDEFLDDDVDFLTSHFQDYYKDSRLAHDGDYCEIGNFSFSSSSSTFSYECTDSTSELSPQMGGDVPMLKRRRRMRSDMEMQHLRQAANVRERRRMQSINDAFEGLRSHIPTLPYEKRLSKVDTLRLAIGYINFLAELVQSDMPIRNSDSEAPTQPKKVIICHRGTRSPSPSDPDYGLPPLAGHSLSWTDEKQLKDQNIIRTAKVWTPEDPRKLHMKPSLNNIENEPPFSLT